A window of Aurantibacillus circumpalustris genomic DNA:
TGTTGTCCGAGTAAAACGGATACCACCGTTGCACCGGTAGGACATGAAAATTTGTTTATTTTAATTCCTGTTGCACCAGGACTAGAAGACACACAAGAAATACGAGATAATTATTTAAAAGCGGTGTTAATCAGGCTGAAAGAAAAAACAGGTTTTGATGTGGAAAATAATACTGTACATTTGAAAAGTTACGCGCCAAGTAACTTCATAAGTGATTATAATGCTTATAAGGGTAATGCGTATGGTTTAGCGAACACACTTTTACAAACAGCTCACTTAAAACCCGGAATAAGAAGTAAAAAAGTAAAAAACTTGTTTTATGCAGGTCAATTAACGGTTCCGGGACCTGGCGTTCCGCCTTCGTTAATTTCTGGTAAATTAGCAGCAGAACAAGTTTTAAATTATTTGTAAATTATTATTTTTAAAAAAATATAAACACGTCTTGCTTATTATGAAGGCAATTTTTGATCAGGTTTCTAAAAAAACGAGCAAATTGGTTACTCGCCAATACAGCACTTCTTTTAGTTTAGGCATTCGTTTTTTAAAAAGCGAGTTACATGACCCTATCTATGGAATTTACGGATTTGTTCGTTTTGCAGATGAAATTGTAGACAGCTTTCACGATTACGATAAAGAAAAGTTATTGCAAGAGTTTAAAAATGACACGTATCACAGTATAGAACGGGGTATTAGTCTTAATCCAATATTAAACACTTTTCAGCGAGTGGTGCGCACTTATAATATTGAAAACGAATTAATAGATGCGTTCCTAAAAAGTATGGCGATGGATTTGCAAAAAAAGGCTTATTCAGAAGAAGACTACAAGGATTATATTTTAGGTAGCGCAGAAGCGGTAGGTTTGATGTGTTTGCGAGTTTTCACAAATGGAGACTTCGCGCAGTATGAAAAACTAAAGCCTTATGCAATGTATTTAGGGTCAGCTTTTCAGAAAATTAATTTTTTACGTGACCTTAAGGCCGACTACGTTGGGATGGGAAGAATATACTTTCCAAATGTAAAAATGAACGAACTCAACGAAAACATGAAGAAAGAAATAGAAAAAGATATAGAGTTTGAGTTTGATCAAGGATTAAAGGGAATAAAAATGTTACCTAAAAAGGCTAGACTGGGAGTTTACGTAGCCTATATATATTATTATTCACTTTTTAATAAAATCAAGAATTTAAAGGCATGCAATATTCTTGAAGAACGTGTTCGCATTCCAAATAGACAAAAAATATTACTATTAGCGGGTAGTTACGTTCGAAACCGGTTAAATTTATTATAATAGATTTTTTTCAAGTTCTATTTGAGCGCCGGTAATTTTAACTTTATCTTCCAGATATTCCACACAAATTTTTAATTGATAGATTTTTTATCGTTTATATTGTGCTTTAATGATTCAAAGTGGAAAAACAAACTTTTATTAACCATAAAATTTAATTTTCTTTATAAAAAAATTGACATGAAAAATTATTTTCTCACAACATGCATTTTTTTTAGTGCATATTCGCTACTAGGCCAGTCAAACATGGAAAAGGGGTACCTTGTTACATTAAAAGGCGACACCCTAAGAGGCGAAGTAAAAATAAATCCTAAAAAAGAAATTGATAATTACAATAAAGTAACGTTTAAAGACGAAACGGGTTTGCAAAAAATATATAAACCTAATAAAACACTGGCTTACGGATTTAATAATGAGAAATTCGTCTCGATGGACTCTCAGGATGATGAAAAAAAATTCTATAAAATAATTTGCACCGGCGTTATAAGTTTTTATAAACTTGGTTTTGAAACAATTCGTATGAATGCGGTTACTTTTGAAGAGGAATATTATGTTTCTAAAGAAGGCGATAAGGAGCTTACGGTAATAAAAGAATCAAAATTTAAAAAGCAACTAAATGAATTGATGAGTGATAATTTAGAGTTTGTCGAAGCTTACGGCGATGAAAAAAAATTCGACTTCGAAAAAGCACTTGAAATAATTACTAATTACAATTCCTGGAAAGCAACACAATAAATATGATCACAAAAGAAACCGAAAAAAAATTATTTCTACTAGATGCATTCGCACTAATTTATAGAGCCTACTTTGCGTTCAGTAATAACCCACGTGTTAATTCCAAAGGCTTTAACACCTCTGCCATTTTTGGCTTCACCAACACATTATTAGAAATTCTAACAAAAGAAAAACCAAGTCATATTGCTGTGGTATTTGATATGGAAGGCCCTACGCA
This region includes:
- a CDS encoding phytoene/squalene synthase family protein; this encodes MKAIFDQVSKKTSKLVTRQYSTSFSLGIRFLKSELHDPIYGIYGFVRFADEIVDSFHDYDKEKLLQEFKNDTYHSIERGISLNPILNTFQRVVRTYNIENELIDAFLKSMAMDLQKKAYSEEDYKDYILGSAEAVGLMCLRVFTNGDFAQYEKLKPYAMYLGSAFQKINFLRDLKADYVGMGRIYFPNVKMNELNENMKKEIEKDIEFEFDQGLKGIKMLPKKARLGVYVAYIYYYSLFNKIKNLKACNILEERVRIPNRQKILLLAGSYVRNRLNLL